A stretch of the Arthrobacter stackebrandtii genome encodes the following:
- a CDS encoding flippase-like domain-containing protein: MVEASGYYRTAAIAALAALLATGLAAWFLTQRTGRTVQLARSLARHVPLLNADSAESFLRMMAQQVGMLGRDPRRLGIDVLFAALNWLLDAAALWVLLAALGHPLGPGPLLTLYSVGNILATLPLTPGGLGIVEGVMAPALVGLASLPPLQSWQSSAGGCSSSGCHSPLVPRPMHHFDLGPFRRRLVSSPWGWAQQ; encoded by the coding sequence TTGGTTGAGGCCAGCGGGTACTACCGCACGGCAGCAATTGCTGCGCTTGCAGCCCTGTTGGCCACTGGGCTTGCCGCCTGGTTCCTGACCCAGCGCACGGGCAGGACAGTCCAGCTCGCCCGTTCATTGGCAAGACATGTTCCGCTGCTGAACGCGGACTCCGCCGAATCGTTTCTTCGCATGATGGCCCAGCAAGTGGGAATGCTGGGCAGGGATCCGCGCAGGTTGGGCATTGACGTCTTGTTTGCGGCCTTGAATTGGTTGCTGGACGCGGCTGCGCTGTGGGTGCTTTTGGCAGCGTTGGGGCACCCGCTGGGGCCTGGCCCGCTGCTTACCCTCTACTCGGTGGGGAACATTCTTGCCACGCTGCCACTAACCCCGGGTGGCCTGGGAATCGTGGAGGGTGTCATGGCCCCGGCACTGGTCGGCTTGGCGTCCCTTCCGCCATTGCAGTCTTGGCAGTCATCGGCTGGCGGCTGTTCCAGTTCTGGATGCCACTCCCCCTTGGTGCCGCGGCCTATGCATCACTTCGATTTGGGGCCATTTCGCCGGAGGTTGGTCAGTTCCCCTTGGGGATGGGCCCAACAGTGA